From the Clostridia bacterium genome, one window contains:
- a CDS encoding sugar ABC transporter permease: MIKQTQKKLIPVIKSNLGGWLLMLPGLILFSFYLWYPLLTTAFNSFFVIEGVKRGAFSGFKNYIEVFKTPIFKDAFFNTLEYTFWSLIIGFLVPIIMALILSEVIHFKGFFRLSLYFPSIVPGIAAVLLWKFLYNPSSGGVLNSILALFNLKPSLWLDDPNIAIPLVVLTMTWRGAGATMLIYLAALQSLDSAYYEVARLDGANAFKRIIHITLPHLSSTIKMLLVLQIISVFQVFYEPWVMTSSTNKSTISLMLLNYNFYFIEMNGQGKSSALAVMIAAFLVLFTFIYNKLSNKDGRKPIREKSK; this comes from the coding sequence ATGATAAAACAAACCCAGAAGAAGTTAATACCTGTAATTAAGAGCAATTTAGGCGGATGGTTATTGATGCTGCCGGGACTGATATTGTTTTCTTTTTATCTGTGGTATCCGCTGTTAACAACAGCATTTAATTCATTTTTTGTAATTGAAGGTGTTAAGCGGGGAGCTTTTTCGGGGTTTAAAAATTATATAGAAGTATTTAAAACTCCCATATTCAAAGATGCATTTTTTAATACTTTGGAATATACTTTCTGGTCATTAATTATAGGCTTTCTGGTGCCTATAATTATGGCGCTTATTCTTTCCGAAGTTATACATTTTAAAGGCTTTTTCAGATTGAGTCTTTATTTTCCCAGTATAGTACCGGGAATAGCAGCAGTGCTGTTGTGGAAGTTTTTATACAACCCGTCAAGCGGCGGAGTCCTGAATTCTATCCTTGCTCTGTTTAATCTGAAGCCTTCCTTATGGCTTGATGATCCCAATATTGCCATACCTTTAGTTGTATTGACAATGACATGGAGGGGGGCAGGAGCTACAATGTTAATTTATCTGGCGGCTTTGCAAAGTCTTGATTCCGCTTACTACGAAGTCGCAAGACTTGACGGCGCCAATGCATTTAAAAGAATTATCCATATAACACTGCCGCATCTGTCATCTACTATAAAGATGTTGCTGGTTTTACAGATTATTTCTGTTTTTCAGGTGTTTTATGAGCCATGGGTTATGACTTCAAGCACCAACAAAAGCACAATATCTTTGATGTTACTTAATTATAATTTTTACTTTATAGAAATGAACGGACAAGGCAAATCTTCGGCATTAGCGGTAATGATAGCGGCATTTTTGGTTTTGTTTACTTTTATCTATAATAAACTGTCCAATAAAGACGGAAGAAAACCGATCAGGGAAAAAAGCAAATGA
- a CDS encoding carbohydrate ABC transporter permease codes for MKKLLNKTEGIFTFSDYKKVKGKIIYAVLMLFLCISFLISVFPPVWLFVSSFKEAAELYSVPYRFFPKNFDIKKILTVWNYLNFSKYFINSFIVIIGACISSVIFNGLLAYSVSIIKPIGYRFINALITMSLMIPAITSMGVLFSNITKLNLINNYIPLWLAFGANAMYFLMMKNYFDSLPKALIEAAKLDGCNKLQIFYHIILRLSLPIIMVVLIFTVNGAWSDFLLPYLVLRQDDLRTVMVKIFDLQSNMGVSGNFGPDELLMVLSFSIVPPVILFAFFQKYITAAAASAGIKE; via the coding sequence ATGAAAAAATTATTAAACAAAACGGAAGGAATATTTACCTTTTCCGATTATAAAAAAGTTAAAGGCAAAATTATTTATGCTGTATTAATGCTTTTTTTATGTATAAGTTTTCTTATAAGCGTGTTTCCGCCTGTCTGGCTTTTTGTATCCAGTTTTAAAGAAGCAGCCGAACTTTACAGCGTACCTTATCGCTTTTTCCCAAAAAACTTTGATATTAAGAAAATTCTGACTGTCTGGAATTATCTTAATTTTTCAAAGTATTTTATTAACTCGTTTATTGTGATAATCGGTGCGTGTATCAGTTCTGTTATATTTAACGGCTTGCTTGCCTATTCCGTTTCTATTATAAAACCCATTGGATACAGATTTATTAACGCACTTATTACTATGAGCCTGATGATTCCGGCTATTACCAGTATGGGAGTGCTTTTTTCAAATATTACAAAACTTAATCTCATCAACAACTATATTCCGCTGTGGCTGGCATTTGGTGCCAATGCCATGTATTTTTTAATGATGAAAAATTATTTTGATTCATTGCCAAAAGCTTTGATAGAAGCCGCAAAACTGGACGGATGTAATAAACTTCAGATTTTTTATCATATTATTTTGAGATTATCACTGCCTATTATAATGGTAGTTCTTATATTTACTGTTAACGGAGCATGGTCGGATTTCTTGCTTCCGTATCTTGTCCTGAGGCAAGACGATTTACGGACTGTTATGGTTAAGATTTTTGACCTTCAGAGCAACATGGGCGTCAGCGGGAACTTTGGTCCTGACGAACTTCTTATGGTGCTGTCTTTTTCAATTGTTCCGCCTGTAATTTTATTTGCATTTTTTCAAAAATACATTACTGCTGCTGCAGCTTCAGCTGGAATTAAAGAATAA